Proteins co-encoded in one Malus sylvestris chromosome 9, drMalSylv7.2, whole genome shotgun sequence genomic window:
- the LOC126583089 gene encoding agamous-like MADS-box protein AGL29, producing MAKSPDNRITNKDAENGKKEGKSRRRVEIKKVEDKNKRHVTFSKRKRGLFNKTAELSVLTGAETAAIVVSNSGKVFCFGSPSPDAVIERYVGHNASLSAGQPDNYHPQINNTHRSTNSFNVNMSSSKKQIQDYEKASRLLKEEKILKGGKKSNSNNNGGDEGDCSYGWWERPIGMMSSLEELEEYREALYKLKHNVEVRTNQLIRETTPSDHFSSLLSMDDTWSPPKLSQGQGCIGCMGREFYYFL from the coding sequence ATGGCTAAGAGTCCTGATAATAGGATCACAAACAAAGATGCTGAGAATGGGAAAAAGGAGGGCAAAAGTCGAAGAAGGGTTGAAATAAAGAAAGTTGAAGACAAGAACAAGCGTCACGTGACCTTCTCCAAGCGCAAAAGGGGTCTCTTCAACAAAACAGCAGAGCTCAGCGTTTTGACCGGTGCTGAGACGGCAGCAATCGTTGTGTCAAACAGTGGCAAGGTGTTCTGCTTCGGAAGTCCCTCCCCTGACGCTGTTATCGAACGCTACGTTGGTCACAATGCCTCATTATCTGCAGGTCAACCAGATAATTATCATCCTCAAATAAACAACACTCATCGTTCTACTAATTCTTTCAATGTTAATATGAGTAGTAGTAAGAAGCAAATACAAGATTATGAGAAAGCTTCGAGACTCTTGAAGGAAGAGAAAATATTGAAGGGTGGGAAGAAAAGTAATAGTAACAACAATGGAGGAGATGAAGGAGATTGTTCTTATGGGTGGTGGGAGAGACCGATTGGAATGATGAGTAGTTTGGAGGAGTTAGAAGAGTACAGGGAAGCCTTGTACAAGTTGAAGCACAATGTGGAGGTTCGAACCAATCAGCTGATTCGGGAAACTACTCCTTCCGATCACTTCTCTTCTCTTTTGTCTATGGATGATACATGGAGTCCTCCAAAATTAAGCCAGGGTCAAGGGTGCATAGGGTGCATGGGACgtgaattttattatttcttgtGA